CTTCGCGGTGGTAATAAATCTGCTGGGGATCGGCATAGCCAAATGCGGCATATCGGGGCGCAAAATGATCGAGGCTGCCGATCGTGGGTACGTCATGGTTGCCGGGGATCACATAGACCGGATAGGGCAATTGTTTGATCCTTTGCACCACCCAATCATGATTTTCGGGCTCGCCATGCTGGGTCAGATCGCCAGGCAGCAACAAGAAATCCAAATCTAGCCCAGCCAGGTGATTTAGCACCACTTCAAAGGCATCTATACTCAATTCCACCAGGTGAAACCTGCTTGGGTGATCCCAAATTGTATGGGGCAGAGCTATATGTAGATCGGAGGCGATCGCAAATTTAAATTCTAGGGACTGCGGCATGATGGCTAGAGCAAATCAAAATAAAGAAGCAAATTAAGGAACTTATGGCGATCGATGCTGGTCAGTTTAAGGATATTTACCACTGTGAACCTACCTCAACTATTCCTAGCATATTTAGTTAGCATAATTGGCGCTTATCAAAATATGATCGCGTCAGCCAGGATATAGAACATATAGGGCAAAAGGAAAAGTGCGATCGCTAGGGTGGGGGATCGGCGCGACGCTGATTATGGCTAAATAACTTTTAATTGGTTGGGCAGGATGATCATTGGCTCATTGGCGCTCATCTTTCGATCGAACTGACGTTGGCGCAAAAAGAGCAAAATAATCAATGCTCGCACGGCAAATAGCCTTGACAATAGCCGATCGAGATCACAGCTAATCTGGCTAATAAGTGTTTAATTGAACAGCCAGGTTTGATGTTTACTTTCAGCCTTTGGGCTTTAATCCTCTGAATAGCTTTAAATACGCTTAATCCGGCAATTTATATTTCGATATCTCGATCGCTGTAATCGCCGTAATCGCTTTCTGGCAAGGTAAATCAAATCTAACTATTTAACTATCAAAATATCTACGCTTAATAAATAAATTAAATAATTCATAGATTAAACCATTGATTGACAGCTACTTTTAGATAAAGCCCATGCATATTAATCGTCGCCGCTTTTTACTTGGTCTGGCTGGATTTGGAACCTCACTGCTGGGACAAAACTTAGTTAGCGATCCCAGTCATAGCTCACCTGGCCGTTTGGTGCCTCAGCCCAGGGAATTGAGCTTAACTGCCTACGATAGTCTTCGGTTTGTGGCGATCGCCGATACGGGGATGGGTGATGATGGCCAATATGCCGTAGCGAAGGCAATGGGTGAATTTTATGATCAAAGCCCTTTCCCGTTGGTATTGATGGCGGGGGACAATATCTACAATCGCGGCGAGATGACCAAAATTGAAGATTGTTTTGAGAAGCCCTATGCCAAGCTAATTGAGGCTGGGGTAGAGTTTCGGGCGGTGTTGGGCAATCACGATATTATGACCAGCAATGGCCGCGATCAACTCAACTATGAGCCGTTTAATATGCTGTGGCGCTACTATACCTTTCGCAAAGGGCCGGTACAGTTTTTTGGCTTGGATACGAACGACAATGCCGATTGGGAGAAGCAACTAGTATGGCTGGAGCAATCCCTGGCCAGAACGATCGCCCCCTGGAAAGTGGTCTTTGCCCATCATCCGGTTTATTCTTCGGGGCAGCATGGCAGTAATGCGGAGCTGCAAGAGAAGCTAAAGCCAATTTTTGCCAAACATGGAGTGCAGCTATACCTCAGTGGCCATGACCACAACTACGAGCGATCGCAGCCGATCGATGGCACTACCTATATTGTGCATGGTGGTGGTAGCAATATTCGGGGGGTAGGTTGGTCAGAGCATACGGCGGCTACGGCGGAACGACTTAGTTTTGTGGCGATCGAAGCAACTAGAAATAGCCTCCGCACCAGTGCGATCGATGTGGATGGTCAGGTATTTGATACCAGCGAAATTGGTATCCATCAGCTTAATGCGGGTGAGTTAATTGGGATTTAGCCTGGATCGAGAGGCGGTGATGATCGCAAACAAGCTAAAATCAATCATCTAAAAATAGTTGCGAATCAAGTTAGACATACTTAGACTTCTTGCCTCAATGTTCAAATAGCAACTGAGATCATGATTCTTTGGTTGTGATATTGGATCTATACAAAAGATCTAGGCAAAAGCTCTATAGATATGAACTATAAGGATTACCAGTATTATCTTATCTATTAGCTAGCTATATTTTGACCGGTTTGGCTGTCCAGGCCACAATAAGCGCAACTGTCAGGGAACATAGGAATAGATTATTCATGATGATCAAAGTCAAACAAGCATCGATCGCCCACCCCCAATTTATCTCTCAGCATATTTCTCAACATATTTCTCAACATATTTCTCAGCATCAAGCTGTTAAAGATTTAGCTCCTCCGAGATCAAGAGCGAAACAAAATAGATGGCGGCGATCGCTGGATAAGCTGGCACTGGCTGGATCGCTGGCAGTGGGGACATTTGCACCATTAGGAATAGCGAATCCAGCAGCGGCAGGGCCATTACCAGAACAATCGCTCTGGGGCAATCCTACCTGCGCGGTCACGCCGATCGAAATTGGTCGCAAAAACGAGTTGCGTAAGGCCAGTTTGAATGATTCTGCGTCAGCTCAGCTTTATGAGGCGATCGTACAGCGACACAGCCAGCAATTGCATGATTGCCGCGATCGTACCTGGCCGCAAACCCAGGCGGTCTGGTTAAGGTTATATGCCAATGATGCCGAGCCAGGCGTATTAGAAGATGTGCTCGATCGGATTGTGAATCGGGGCTATAACCAGGTATTTGTGGAGGTGTTCTACGATGGTCGGGTGCTATTGCCGGTTGCCAACAATCCCACCCCCTGGAAAGCGGTAACCGAAGAAGCGGTTCAAGATGGGGAAGTGAGTGCCGAGCATGATATCTGGGCGGAGTCGGTGCGCTTAGGTCAAGAACGCGGCCTCAAGGTCTATGGCTGGGCGTTTACGCTCAATTTTGGTTATAGCTACAGTGAATTAAGCGATCGGCAGGCGGCACTGGCGCTGAATGGCAACAATGAAAACAGTATTGCCAATAGTCGGTTTGA
The sequence above is a segment of the Pseudanabaena sp. PCC 7367 genome. Coding sequences within it:
- a CDS encoding metallophosphoesterase, producing the protein MHINRRRFLLGLAGFGTSLLGQNLVSDPSHSSPGRLVPQPRELSLTAYDSLRFVAIADTGMGDDGQYAVAKAMGEFYDQSPFPLVLMAGDNIYNRGEMTKIEDCFEKPYAKLIEAGVEFRAVLGNHDIMTSNGRDQLNYEPFNMLWRYYTFRKGPVQFFGLDTNDNADWEKQLVWLEQSLARTIAPWKVVFAHHPVYSSGQHGSNAELQEKLKPIFAKHGVQLYLSGHDHNYERSQPIDGTTYIVHGGGSNIRGVGWSEHTAATAERLSFVAIEATRNSLRTSAIDVDGQVFDTSEIGIHQLNAGELIGI